A stretch of DNA from Treponema primitia ZAS-1:
AGCAGGATGTCCCGGTCTACGGTTTTAATACCGGTGTGGGCTGGAATAAGGATCGGCATATTGCATCGGAATATTTCAAACTTTACAATGAAAACCTTATCCACTCCCACACCCTTGGTGTGCGGGAGGAAGCCTCGGAACCGGAAGTACGGGCGGCAATGGCAATACGCCTGAACTGTCTGTTACGGGGCAATACGGGCATTCAGCCGGAGATCGCCCACCGTTATGCGGAATTCCTGAATCAAAAAATACATCCCGTCGTTCCGGAGCGTGGTTCAGTCGGCGAAGGTGATATTTCAATCTTATCCCATATAGGACTCGCGATGATCGGCGAGGGGGATGTGTACTATCAGGGCCAGCGGATGAGTGCAGTTGAGGCCCACAAACGGGCGGGGCTTAAATTCGTGGAACTGGGCCCTAAGGACGGCTTGGCTATAGTAAGCTGCAACGCCTTCGGTATGGGGGAAGGGGCGCTTACCCTGATAGACCTTACCGATCTGGTGGATCAGGCGGACCTGATCTATGCCGTCTCCCTTGAAGGTCTCAATGGTAACACCTCCCCACTGGACCCGAAGATCCACGAAGCACGGCGGCTTCCGGGACAGACCCTAAGCGCCGCCCTGGTAAGCAGGTTTCTCAAGGGCAGTTACATCTACGAAGCCGATCCGGATAAATCCGTGCAGGACCCTATCAGCTTTAGGAGCGGCGCCTATGTTCACGGTTCCCTGAGGGACGCCCTGGAATATGTTACCAAGTTCGCGTTGATCCAGATGAACAGCACCGACGACAACCCCTGTCTGCTTCTTGATGAAAGAAGGATCATCTCATGCTCAAACTTTGAGTGTACCACCATCGCCGTAGGTTTTGAGATGCTGGGCATTACCCTAAGCCATGTCTCACGGATGTCCTGTTACCGGATGACCAAGCTTGGAACCCCCGCTTTTACGCGGCTTCCCCGGTTTTTGACTCCGGATGAAACCCATGTCCATGCCTTTGGGGCGCTTCAGAAAACCTACACCCTTTTAGATACGGAAATACGGCATCTTTCCAATCCGTCCACCGTTGATTATCAGGCAGTAGCCGGCGATATAGAGGATCACGCAAATAACTTACCCCATGTGGCCCAACGCATACGGCGGATAACCGACAACCTGAAGTACATCCTGGGCATGGAGATGATGCACGCCGCACAGGCGATTACCCTGCGAAAGCAGCAAAACCCAAAGCTTCGGCTTGGAGCGGCAACAGAGGCGGCCTATGAAGAGTATCGCCGCAGTGTGCCGTGGTATGACCGCGATAGGAACCTGTCGACGGACATAGAAGCATCCTACCAACTGGTAAAAAGCAGGCGTATGCTTGAGGCTGCTAAAAGTATTTGAAACATTGCCGGAATATAAAGTCCGGCTTTGAATAAAAATGGAGGTCAAAATGTCAAACAGAGAGAAACCAGAGGGATTAAAAAAAGCAATACGCTGGGAAGTGTTTATCCCTGCGTACATCGTAATCGGAGGGGCGGCGCTGCTTGGAATTTTCAACAAAGACGCCCTTACCCAGGGTTCCAATAAATTTTTCTTCTGGTCCCTGGATACCTTCGGATGGCTCTACCAGATAGCGGTCATGGCGAGCCTTGCCCTGGTGGCAATCGTTACCTGTTCTTCAAAGTTCGGTAAAATGAGGATCGGGGGCAAGGATGCCAAACCAAAGTACAAATTCTGGACTTGGTTTGCCATGGCCCTGACCGGCGGTATCGCAACGGGTATCGTTACCTGGGGGGTGAATGAGCCTCTTATCTACTTCGGCAATGTCTGGGGAGAATTGGACAAACTGGGTATAAAGGCTTTTTCGCCGGAAGCTGCGGTCTTTTCCATGGGCCGTAATTTCTACAACTGGACCTTTATTCCCTATGCGATCTATGCCATGAGTGGGCTCCTGGTTGCCTACGTCTACTACCACAAGAAAGAAAGCCTAACCGTTACCTCCACCTTGAAGCCCCTCTTCGGTTCTCGGGTGACAGCCAAGGGTTTTTCCGCCGTTATCGACACCCTGTCCATGTTGGCGCTGATCATCGGACTTATCACGGGGCTCACCATGTGCATCACCCTGGTAACTTCCGGGCTTAAGGGTGGATATGGTATACAGGAAAGCCTGCCCCTGTTTATTACCCTCGGCGTGGCAATCATGCTGATATTCACCTTTTCCTCCTACATCGGTATGGACAAGGGTCTCAAAACCCTCAGCAATCTGAACGCGTGGTTTTACTACGTCCTATTGCTCCTGTTGTTCCTCACCGGACCGACCTTGTACATTTTACGCATCGGTACCGCCGGTATGGCCGAATGGCTGAATAACTTTTTCCGGTGGGGCTTGGATCCTATAGATATAGGCGGCGAGGCGCTGACCCGATCCTGGACCCTCTTTGACTGGGCTTTCTGGGTAGGATACGCGCCGGTAACCGGTATCTTCCTGGCCATGCTCGCCTACGGTAGGACAGTTCGGGAGTACATGATAGTTAACTGGATTCTCCCCTCGGTTTTCGGTATCATCTGGTTTTCCATCTGGGGCGGCAGCGCCCTGGACATGCAGATATCCGGCAAAGCGGATTTGGTAGGAGCCATCAACAGCGGCGGCGCTATTATGGCCCTGTGGGAATTCCTCAAACATCTGCCCTTCGGCCTGGGAGTTATCGTTATTCCTGTTAATCTTTTTATCATCATTATTTCATTTATCACCAATGCCGACGCGACCCTGACCAACATCGGTTCGATGTGCGTCCGTGATGTGCCTATCGGAACCGAACCCCCCGCTAAGGTCAAGGCTGTCTGGGGTATTTCCGTGGGAATTGTGGCTATCATCATGGCAGCCTACGGAGGAGGAGTTCAGGGGGTTGATGGTGTAAAAGCTCTAGCGGCAGCGGCCGGATTTATCGTAATTTTCGTCTTTGTTTTACAAATCATATCGTTCATAAAGAGCTTTTTTATTGATAAATTTATAGAGTAATCATGGAGTAATTATGGACCAGCCCAATAAGCTTACCGGCGTATGCTTTGGTGATACGCTGACCATAGAAGATCTGATCTCCGTTGCCCGTTTCCGATCCCCCGTATCTTTTTCCGGCGCATACCGGGAGCGGGTAAATCAGAGCCGGGCTTTGGTAGAACAATTTGTGCGGGAAAACCGCCTGATCTACGGCGTTACCACCGGGGTTGGTGATAATGTAAAACGGGTAATCCCCGAAGATGAAGCCGCCATATACCAGGAAAAAATGGTTCTGACCCACTGTACCGCTGTGGGGGAACCACTGGATGAAGAAGGGGTGCGGGCCATCATGTTCATGATGCTCGCCAACCTGGGAACCGGGTATACCGGCATACGGCTTCAGGTACTGGAACTTCTGTCGGAGTTTTTAAACCGGGGGGTTTTCCCCTGGGCTCCTATCCACGGTTCAGTGGGATACCTGGGAGTAGAGGCCCATATTGCCCTGGTCCTGATGGGAAAGGGCAAGGCCTTTGTTAACGGAACTTTGACCGATGGGGCGGCGGCTTTAAAGGCTGCCGGCCTTGAACCGATTCGGCTGGGCTACAAGGAAGGTCTCTGCCTGATCAGCGGCGGGACCGCGGCTACCGCCCTGGCTGCCCTGGCTGAATACGGTTTGTTAAACGCCCTCGCTGCGGCGGACGCGGTTTCTGCGGTGACCGTTGAGGCCCTGGGGGGCAATATGGGGGCCTTTGATGAACGGGTAATGTCCGTCAAAAAACAAGCGGATCAATGGAAAACCGCGGATCATCTGCGGGGCCTTTTGGCGGACAGCGAGATTCTGAAAAAGCTTGGGGGGCAGAATTTGCAGGACGCCCTGTCCCTCCGTTGTATTCCCCAGGCCCATGGGGCGGCGCGTAAAACTATTCTGGACGCACGGACGGCAATTGAAAACGAAATAAATTCCTGCGACGATAACCCCATCATCCATCCATCGGGGGAAGCCCTGAGCGCCTGCAACGCCGACGCCGGCTTTGTCGGCATCGCATCGGACTCTCTGTGTATCGCCGCCTGCTATCTGGCAAAAATCGCCGAACGCCGTACCGACCGTATGGTCAACGAACTGGTCAGCGGTCTCCCGGCATTTCTATCCCCCGATCCCGGCGGAAACAGCGGCTATATGATTCTGCAGTATTCCTCCGCCGGTATTTTGGGTGAGATGCGGGTCCTGGCTCATCCCGCCTCAATAGACGCCATACCCACCTGTGCGCTGCAGGAAGATTACGTCAGCATGGGGTATAACGCGGCGTTAAAGGCCCGTGAAACAGCGGGGCTTCTGGAATATGTAATTGGCAACGAGCTGCTTGCCGCCGCCCAGGCCCTGGAATTAAAAGCCGGCGCCGGAGTTTCGCCCTCCCGGTTCGGACAGCGGATCCTAAAAGCCGTCCGGGAAAAGGCGCCGTTCATGACCGAGGATCATTATATTTCCCCTGACATGGAATGGTGCCGGGATCTGGTGTCTTCAGGACGGGTAAGGGAGATTGCGGAGGACCTTATCGGAACCATGGATTAGTAATTTCCTCGTCATAGAACAATACTATAAAAACCAACTGTTTTAAAAGGAGAATTTAATGACAGATAAGCAAAAAACAATAAGTCGTATGCCCAATGCGGTAGTATTACTACTGGGCTTGGTTATTCTTGTCGGGATTTTGTCGCTCTTCCTGCCAACGGGGCGTTATGAAAAGATCACCATTGATGGCAGACAGGTCGTGGACCCCAATAGTTTTCACATCGTCGATAAAACTCCGTTAAAGTTTCTTGAATTTTTCGATTCTGTTCATCAGGGTTTAGGCGCTGCCGGGCCGCTGATCTTCATGATCCTCATTATCGGAGGGGCCATACGGTTGTTTGAAAGTACCGGGGCCATCAGCGGAATCGTGGCTGCCTTTGCGCGCCGTTTTGGCAAGGAAAAAAGTTCCTGGGTACTTGTCCTGATTTTCACCTTTTTTGCCTGTTTAGGGGCTTTCCCGGGCATGCTGGAAGCGGCAATTCCCTTTGCGCCGCTCTGTATCTCGATAGCGCTGGCCCTCGGCTACGATGTCTTTGTAGGGATAGCGGTGCCTGTTGTCGGTATCACAATAGGCTGGACTGCCGGCCCAACAAACCCATGGACTGTCGGCATCGGACAGTCCATGGCCCAGCTTCCTATGTTTTCAGGTATCGGTTACCGCTTGGTGGTACTACTGGTTCTATGGGCGGCCTCTCTCGCTTATATCCTTTCCTATGCCGCCAGGATAAAAAAAGATCCCTCCCAGAGTCTTGCTGCAAATATTGATAACGTTTTTAACGAAACAAGGACGACATC
This window harbors:
- a CDS encoding HAL/PAL/TAL family ammonia-lyase, which translates into the protein MFILNGNDLDLKTLRAIAVEGEQVAISSDGEARLQDSRKLVYELVEQDVPVYGFNTGVGWNKDRHIASEYFKLYNENLIHSHTLGVREEASEPEVRAAMAIRLNCLLRGNTGIQPEIAHRYAEFLNQKIHPVVPERGSVGEGDISILSHIGLAMIGEGDVYYQGQRMSAVEAHKRAGLKFVELGPKDGLAIVSCNAFGMGEGALTLIDLTDLVDQADLIYAVSLEGLNGNTSPLDPKIHEARRLPGQTLSAALVSRFLKGSYIYEADPDKSVQDPISFRSGAYVHGSLRDALEYVTKFALIQMNSTDDNPCLLLDERRIISCSNFECTTIAVGFEMLGITLSHVSRMSCYRMTKLGTPAFTRLPRFLTPDETHVHAFGALQKTYTLLDTEIRHLSNPSTVDYQAVAGDIEDHANNLPHVAQRIRRITDNLKYILGMEMMHAAQAITLRKQQNPKLRLGAATEAAYEEYRRSVPWYDRDRNLSTDIEASYQLVKSRRMLEAAKSI
- a CDS encoding BCCT family transporter, encoding MSNREKPEGLKKAIRWEVFIPAYIVIGGAALLGIFNKDALTQGSNKFFFWSLDTFGWLYQIAVMASLALVAIVTCSSKFGKMRIGGKDAKPKYKFWTWFAMALTGGIATGIVTWGVNEPLIYFGNVWGELDKLGIKAFSPEAAVFSMGRNFYNWTFIPYAIYAMSGLLVAYVYYHKKESLTVTSTLKPLFGSRVTAKGFSAVIDTLSMLALIIGLITGLTMCITLVTSGLKGGYGIQESLPLFITLGVAIMLIFTFSSYIGMDKGLKTLSNLNAWFYYVLLLLLFLTGPTLYILRIGTAGMAEWLNNFFRWGLDPIDIGGEALTRSWTLFDWAFWVGYAPVTGIFLAMLAYGRTVREYMIVNWILPSVFGIIWFSIWGGSALDMQISGKADLVGAINSGGAIMALWEFLKHLPFGLGVIVIPVNLFIIIISFITNADATLTNIGSMCVRDVPIGTEPPAKVKAVWGISVGIVAIIMAAYGGGVQGVDGVKALAAAAGFIVIFVFVLQIISFIKSFFIDKFIE
- a CDS encoding HAL/PAL/TAL family ammonia-lyase, which codes for MDQPNKLTGVCFGDTLTIEDLISVARFRSPVSFSGAYRERVNQSRALVEQFVRENRLIYGVTTGVGDNVKRVIPEDEAAIYQEKMVLTHCTAVGEPLDEEGVRAIMFMMLANLGTGYTGIRLQVLELLSEFLNRGVFPWAPIHGSVGYLGVEAHIALVLMGKGKAFVNGTLTDGAAALKAAGLEPIRLGYKEGLCLISGGTAATALAALAEYGLLNALAAADAVSAVTVEALGGNMGAFDERVMSVKKQADQWKTADHLRGLLADSEILKKLGGQNLQDALSLRCIPQAHGAARKTILDARTAIENEINSCDDNPIIHPSGEALSACNADAGFVGIASDSLCIAACYLAKIAERRTDRMVNELVSGLPAFLSPDPGGNSGYMILQYSSAGILGEMRVLAHPASIDAIPTCALQEDYVSMGYNAALKARETAGLLEYVIGNELLAAAQALELKAGAGVSPSRFGQRILKAVREKAPFMTEDHYISPDMEWCRDLVSSGRVREIAEDLIGTMD